In the genome of Vanessa cardui chromosome 18, ilVanCard2.1, whole genome shotgun sequence, the window ATACcagatttgaaatttataattcctGAAGTAAAGTGTAAGGTGTTAGCTGGTGCTAGTTTAGTTTTTAGTGGGTTAGTACCCACACACCAGAGATTAGAAACATCTAGAGCTTATCAAGTTGCTAAAAGCTTAGGGGCAGATGTAACACAGGATTTTACCGGAAATACTACACATTTAGTAGCAGTAAGATCAGGTAAGAAACCAGTTATATCTCATTTTATTCCATGAAACAAAAAGATGAATTCAAATTGGAAATATGTACATCACTgtgaatgtattattaaatgattgtTCAATATAGGTACAGCAAAGGTAAATGCAAGCCGAAAGATGACTGATGGCAAGAAAAAACTCCACATAGTTACACCAGAATGGTTGTGGACCTGCGCTGAGCGATGGGAGCGTGTTGATGAGAGACTTTACCCACTGCAGAGGGGTGGACAGGTAGAGATATCGAAGTTGATAAAAACAGAACAAATTATATTCAGTGTTCAAATTTATTGCCATAAAAGATTTACTCTAAAATTTATGTGattcattataaaatagtatGGAGCATTTAgtattcacttttataataaattttcaagttGAAATagacataatattacaaattagatatttaatttaaatcctcAACATAATATATTGATCTAAAAATTCGTTCCTGCTAATGTGCGTATGGTGCGTGTAGAGCAGCGCGAGACGCCCGCCCGCGCATTGCAGTAGTCCGCCTCCCGCCCCGCCCATGATGCGCAAACGCACGCCCTCTGGACGCTTCATGGATACTATAAATCCTTTGCTGTCATTCTCCAGTGATGACATCGCTGATATGGACAGAGAGGTATGTTATCAACTGACCTGGATATGATATTTCATGTTCAagcacataaattataatattgacacACCTTGTGTTGCTGTTGACAATTTTTGGAGTTACCTTTCCCATTACAAGATTGAATTCATATTGTATtgcttcatttttatattctagacataaaattattgaaattaatatcaaGTCCTAATTTCTAGGCAAATAAAGATGCAAAATACATAACATCATTcaaaagttgaaattaaatttaaaactttatttcacCTAATTGCCTGCTAAATCCATAGGgctatttaatatttgtcatttgCATCGAATGCCAAACAAaatctttgataatatttaattataaaaatatatacttttttaggTAGAAGATATATTCAATGAATCCGATGAAAGTTCAACTGACGAAGAGAAGAAACCTCAAGATGATCTTGATGATGAAGAAAATATATCTGAAGATAGACTACTTTCTCTAGAAACAGAGAATAGTTCCCAAGATAGGTACAAATTTATTGATAGATTACTACTTATTTCCACTACAAGCCAAATTTACACATGTGGCTccttcttattaaatattatcacaaaCTTCAAttccaattatttataaaaaatatgtatatatataaatgttaagtatattttatttcaggttGCGAGAAACTGAAGAGAATGAAGATACAAGTGATTCCAACACAGGTTTGTATTTTATCTCaacaaatattcttatttatgcAAAAGTACCTCtgcttgtatatttttgtttcatcatAATAATTTTGCCTAGCaagttatttacttaattaattaataaactattatcAAGACAAATGAaggcaatattataaatttattaagatggattatttttgcaataaaatCAGAACTTCttggttttgattttattgtaaataatgtttatatcttGACGGCATTAAATCAAGCTCTTAAGTTTCACATTTAATAgtacaatgaaatattaagttgtcctaaaaagtaattaaagtcaaaatggcaatattttgttttacagaAGATGGACAAAAACCCCGTAAAAGGCCAAGACCATCAACACCTCCCTCTGATGACGATGGACCACCAGATGATGACGATAGTTCTTGGAACCTAATGGGAGCAGCCCTTGAAAGAGAATTCTTGGCACAGGACTGATGCCACCGTTACCATCCAATTGTACAAATTTTATGCctttgtgttaataaaataatgttcttacccagttgttttttaattactaaaaaaatttatcatatatttctaCTGCTTCTTGTGTTAAAAATTAATCCATTGATTTCGAAAATTAGATTCTTATTTGTATATGGAGTTTACAAAGTTTTATCTTTCTCCTACAGACAATGACACTATGACATGTAAATTTtacctaaaaataatttgaaatgagaatttttttaaatattataaatgctatgACTGTTGAACGTAattggaaataattaaaatacatatcagttaattctacttttatttacatgaaactaaatcataaaattattactagATTGCATAGGGATCATTTTCATCAAAaacatgaaatttggtatatgtTGGTTTAGATGTGAAATCTTTTTTTCCGTCCTGCCAACCTCTCGGGAGGgctttattataatcaaatccAGATTCCAATTTGCCATATATTTCAGCCTCTTTTTCAATATCTTCTCTGTACCTTTCCTTAGCAACTTTCTTATTTGTTATGGGATCAGTGATATCCCCAAATGGATAAACAACTTCTTTAACTTCGTGTGTGATTAGTTTCGTCAATTTTCTAGGCAACGATTGAATAAGTACGATATCACCGGTCTTACATTTTTGATCTGGATCATGACAATAATAGAATTCATCTTTTCTGAAatactaaaatcaaaatttactcaATTGAGAGACATACAATCATTTCATTTTCACATCTTTGAATTTTTATAGATTACTAaccattaataaattttcatccaATTCTAACCTCTTTACGCGTATTTTTGTTGCGTTTTGTTTCACAGTAGGAACACATTGGCCTAACAAAAGAAATTTTCTCGCTGCTTCAGCTATATTGCGAGACATGATATCACTAAAAGTAACacaatttatagtttttttttattattcagttccACTTATTGAATAATCTCACAAGTCTGAAACTAACGATTGTCAAACTTCGCCCATCAATCATCATAGAAGCATTAGGCATAGACAACTAGACATTGACAGAAACTATGTATATGCATAGAGTAAAAAACAACAAgaaaagtaaacaaaatgattatttatatactctaaaatactgataataaatatgttttatttgtgaatCCTTTATCGTTCATCGATTGTACTCAATCCAGCCTCAGTTGAGTCATatggtattataattatttatatatttttcactaaATATAGTGTAAATAtggtacaatttaaaataataatcaaatcactgtagtaatattatatcatataagcCCCCTGGcttatatgatataatacaaCTGGCAGATAGaagataaaacttatttataattaataaacatgaatgaagaatgaaatattaatgtaataaatttaaatagcaaCAAATACATTTACGCGCTTAACATTCACAATATAATGGAGTAgaaacaatgatgttgtagtaaacagatatgttattaacgcgcaaaaagtgaagactagaaaacgtcctaattgggacgtttgcctatagtcgttttacgtagtaatacgttataatacatcataattacgtagaaatacgttttgcgtaattaaaacatctagttatgccttctacttattgtttttatcaagctatcctttttacttttaacgaaatgtaaaattaaactaaaataaacggtccccgacgcggcacacttttttctgtttagtatggatataacatatctgtttattaaaatatcattgagTAGAAAAGAATAATCGATCTGACGTAAGATGATAAATGAATATACTGTATTCTGCGAACGtagaataaacaataaaacttttCACGATTTactctattaaatttattacaatatttatagatcatttcatacataaaattttaacttgttTTGTTGGGAGTttgtttaaaatcattaaaaaataccataatttgaataacatttaataaaataatataaaaaaaccctcttgattttattaatatacagcattgataaaaataacatttaacctTTGTATCTCTAATGACTGCATTATCACATGAGATAATTAAGAATAACAATGCCCCAATAAAACCATTACAGTCCATAatcaccaaataaaataaaaaataacattatgcatttataatacatattatttataaaatgtcaataacatgaaattaccaatattatcagtcttaattttatctaaattaggCTTTTCactgtttcatttaaaaaataatactatataagaAGCTGATGGCAATAAGTTTTGCAGATATTCTTAAAATTTTTGTGCTTCAATAATAAGTGATTAAAAAAACCAAAAGAACATATCTTAAGCGGATATGTATTGATGAAGAATTTGCAATCATACAGATtatgaatgaaaacaaaaaatttatttaaatatgctaGATTTTCAAGTACATAATACAAAGGTATCATATTTACTTACATTTGTAATATGATACTGCATTCCAAactattccttttttttaatcaaatcattttatcatattatacatTGCGCTTCCCAAATGGTAGTCTGTCACCCACCCTTACTTCCCATCTGACTGcagctatatgtatataatttgaatatgacttattgaagatatatttttgaattataatgaaGAAAACTAATTACATTCCTTAGTGAAAAGCCAGTTTTAAGATGGAATTAGTTTTGTGATTGGTTTGACCATTGTAACTAATGCGGCTAGTGAAGAAATTGCACCCAAAGCTCCTACAGCACTAGGACTAAATTTAGTAAATCCTAAAGCTgttaatggaataaaaatgtCACAGGAATTCTTCAACGTGTCAATGAATATATCTTTGTGACAGTTTACAATGGTGTACATGTGCTTCACACTAGCTTGCAAGTCAAATTGTTTCATTGTACCACTCAATAGATTGGTAGGTTTCAATAACATTGTTCTATTTAGTTCTAATATgtgtaatatttcataaaaatctcTGGCTAGATTAGCAATAATTGATAATAGCCAGAACCTATTGGCTGTTCTATTCCAGTTGTCAGTATCACTTTTAAGGAAGCCACTTTTTGTGAGCCATACTACATGATCAGCGTATAAGTACAAGGCATGAGCAATCTTGCTCACAGTTAATGATATTCGTAAAAATGGGTCTTCTATGTTCATAGTATTTAGAGCTAAGTAGCAGATGTCAATGCACCTTCCCATTCTGAGTACTGAAACAAAGAGAGAATTCTATATATGGTACAATGtagtcaatttaattataatataactcttATTATGACAAACAGACAGTATATAgaataaacaatgttatacattgatttaaaaaatttattaccTTTCCTAAATGAGCCTAAAGCATTTTCTAAGCTTTTTATTCTATCAACAGAATATTTATTCGCATTTCTGGATTCAAGTTGATGCCAGACCAGGCGACTCGTATATTGAAATAATCTGAAAAAAAGTACACTccactaaatataattattacaactaCTACTTTTTTATTAGTACATATTACGAGCATTAAATTTGCGTAgagattatgtaaaatttacacaatacacattgatttataaattataaggtAAGTATTATACCTGGCAAGTTTGTCCCTTCCATTGGACTGattgttaacatttattataatatccatTTTAACTTATTATGAATAGACAGAAGACTGTTGAAGTTATATTTATCGCAACATACCAACTATTCTGAAACAATTACAAGTTTGATTAAATAAGGAGGAAAATTTAAAggaaaatcattataaatatagaacacGATAATATTGAAACAAGTCAtcctaaattaaaatgtaatgtgaATGGATTTTTTTAAGGAAG includes:
- the LOC124537324 gene encoding 28S ribosomal protein S17, mitochondrial, translating into MSRNIAEAARKFLLLGQCVPTVKQNATKIRVKRLELDENLLMYFRKDEFYYCHDPDQKCKTGDIVLIQSLPRKLTKLITHEVKEVVYPFGDITDPITNKKVAKERYREDIEKEAEIYGKLESGFDYNKALPRGWQDGKKDFTSKPTYTKFHVFDENDPYAI
- the LOC124537472 gene encoding peroxisomal membrane protein 11B, whose protein sequence is MDIIINVNNQSNGRDKLARLFQYTSRLVWHQLESRNANKYSVDRIKSLENALGSFRKVLRMGRCIDICYLALNTMNIEDPFLRISLTVSKIAHALYLYADHVVWLTKSGFLKSDTDNWNRTANRFWLLSIIANLARDFYEILHILELNRTMLLKPTNLLSGTMKQFDLQASVKHMYTIVNCHKDIFIDTLKNSCDIFIPLTALGFTKFSPSAVGALGAISSLAALVTMVKPITKLIPS